From the Nerophis ophidion isolate RoL-2023_Sa linkage group LG18, RoL_Noph_v1.0, whole genome shotgun sequence genome, one window contains:
- the thyn1 gene encoding thymocyte nuclear protein 1 has protein sequence MPPKKRGSKRTVNSGEHVENDADSPPAPKVGRRTKPPSPAEPSSEKNTEQHCHWLMKSEPESRFENGIDVKFGIEDLKALPNQTGCWDGVRNYQARNFMRQMKEGQSAFFYHSNCKEPGIAGLMEIVKEAYVDHTQFDKKDVHFDASSKPDNPKWSMVDVQYQRMTKRFLPLAELKKYHLQHRANGGPLKDMALFTRARLSVQPLTTEEFDFVLSLEDQEPL, from the exons ATGCCTCCAAAGAAAAGAGGAAGTAAAAGGACAGTTAATTCCG GTGAGCACGTGGAAAATGACGCCGACTCCCCTCCCGCGCCTAAAGTCGGCCGCAGGACGAAGCCTCCGTCTCCTGCGGAGCCTTCCAGTGAGAAAAACACGGAGCAGCACTGTCACTGGCTCATGAAATCGGAGCCCGAGAGCCGCTTTGAGAATGGCATCGACGTCAAA TTTGGGATTGAGGATCTGAAGGCTTTGCCAAATCAGACCGGCTGCTGGGACGGCGTCCGCAATTATCAG GCACGCAACTTCATGCGTCAGATGAAAGAGGGGCAGTCGGCTTTCTTTTATCACAGCAACTGCAAAGAACCGGGAATTGCAGGACTGATGGAA ATAGTGAAGGAAGCTTACGTGGACCACACCCAGTTTGACAAGAAAGATGTTCATTTTGACGCCAGCAGCAAGCCAGACAACCCAAAGTGGAGCATG GTTGATGTGCAGTACCAAAGAATGACCAAGCGTTTCCTTCCACTGGCCGAGCTCAAAAAGTACCACCTGCAGCATCGTGCCAATGGGGGTCCTCTGAAGGACATGGCACTTTTCACCAGGGCCAGACTATCTGTCCAGCCTCTCACcacag AGGAGTTTGACTTTGTTCTGAGTTTGGAGGACCAAGAACCGCTTTGA